A stretch of Thermovenabulum gondwanense DNA encodes these proteins:
- a CDS encoding FAD-dependent oxidoreductase, whose translation MPKNIENYDVVVIGGGPAGMTAAIYCGRARLNTILLEKSLMGGLATYTNEIENYPGFPEGNSGTGLMKLFEQQVKKFGVKIKYADVTGVELEGETKVVKTFRTDYHAKVVIVATGGKPRLTGAKNEEKFLFGKGISFCSTCDAAYYTGKDVLVVGSGDAAIEESIFLSKFANKIYISVIHDVGIMDANKVAQEQALKNEKLHFIWNTMVDEFVGGETLETVVLRNVKTGEKIPVKVDGCFLFIGYLPNTDIFKGILNMTERGYIITNENMETNIPGVFACGDVREKTLRQVATSVGDGAIAGFMAERYIAETEMFEKEFKGVKGSQIVLCYDPTDALSREKMTLVEEYCKKHPEIKFNKIDVYKGKSMAQRLGIKGEPSLVLMFDGEIKEIIPIQDISAAAIDDKLSLF comes from the coding sequence ATGCCAAAAAATATTGAAAACTACGATGTTGTGGTCATTGGTGGTGGTCCAGCCGGTATGACCGCCGCCATATACTGCGGAAGAGCAAGATTAAATACCATCCTTCTTGAAAAGTCCTTAATGGGCGGTCTTGCAACTTACACAAATGAAATAGAAAATTATCCCGGTTTCCCCGAAGGAAATTCCGGTACCGGCCTCATGAAACTTTTTGAACAGCAGGTTAAAAAATTCGGTGTAAAAATAAAATACGCAGATGTTACCGGAGTAGAACTGGAAGGAGAAACAAAGGTGGTTAAAACCTTCAGAACCGACTACCACGCTAAGGTTGTAATTGTGGCCACCGGCGGCAAACCTCGTTTAACGGGCGCAAAAAATGAAGAAAAATTTCTTTTCGGCAAGGGTATATCCTTTTGTTCCACATGTGACGCCGCTTACTATACCGGAAAAGACGTATTGGTAGTGGGCAGCGGCGATGCAGCAATCGAAGAATCAATATTTTTAAGCAAATTCGCCAATAAAATTTATATTTCCGTTATCCATGACGTTGGAATAATGGATGCAAATAAAGTTGCTCAGGAACAGGCATTAAAAAATGAAAAGCTTCATTTTATTTGGAATACTATGGTGGATGAATTTGTCGGAGGTGAAACCCTTGAGACCGTTGTTTTGCGAAATGTGAAAACGGGAGAAAAAATACCGGTTAAGGTAGACGGATGCTTCCTTTTCATCGGTTATTTACCAAATACAGACATTTTTAAAGGAATATTGAACATGACCGAAAGAGGCTATATTATAACCAACGAAAACATGGAAACGAATATCCCGGGCGTTTTTGCCTGCGGCGATGTAAGAGAAAAAACCTTAAGGCAGGTGGCTACTTCCGTAGGGGACGGTGCCATCGCTGGCTTCATGGCCGAACGATATATTGCTGAAACGGAAATGTTCGAAAAAGAATTCAAAGGAGTAAAAGGATCCCAGATTGTTTTATGTTACGATCCCACCGATGCCCTTTCCAGAGAAAAAATGACTCTGGTAGAAGAATATTGTAAAAAACACCCCGAAATAAAATTCAACAAAATAGATGTATATAAGGGAAAAAGCATGGCTCAAAGGCTGGGAATTAAAGGAGAGCCCAGTCTTGTCCTAATGTTTGATGGGGAAATAAAGGAGATAATTCCAATTCAGGATATTTCTGCAGCTGCTATTGATGACAAATTATCGCTTTTTTAA
- a CDS encoding sulfurtransferase TusA family protein — protein MAEVHLDCLGEACPVPLIKTQNKLNQLNVGDILIVEIDHSCAMKNVPEWARKEGYSVEIEEIEEGHWYIYIEKNK, from the coding sequence ATGGCTGAAGTACATCTTGATTGTCTTGGTGAAGCTTGTCCGGTTCCTTTAATTAAAACCCAGAATAAGTTAAACCAGCTAAATGTAGGAGATATATTGATAGTTGAAATTGACCACAGCTGTGCTATGAAAAATGTGCCTGAATGGGCAAGAAAAGAAGGCTATTCAGTAGAAATAGAAGAAATCGAGGAAGGACACTGGTACATTTACATTGAAAAAAATAAGTAA